The Mesobacillus jeotgali genome window below encodes:
- a CDS encoding NUDIX hydrolase, with protein sequence MQKWFGSSGVCINENGHLLMVLQGKPEEKKTWSIPSGGKEHNESFRECCVREIEEETGYIAEIVEEIKVKRGIYEHLNISFEVHYFLVKTVGGKRNFQDPVLMTFYNVQNLTMLIVLKLTELLSKIEREAVHMLPKSFYKST encoded by the coding sequence ATGCAAAAATGGTTTGGTTCTTCAGGCGTATGTATTAATGAAAATGGTCATTTGTTAATGGTTTTGCAAGGAAAACCCGAAGAGAAAAAAACGTGGTCTATTCCATCGGGAGGAAAGGAACACAACGAATCATTTCGAGAATGTTGTGTTAGAGAAATTGAGGAAGAAACAGGTTATATTGCCGAAATAGTTGAAGAAATTAAGGTTAAAAGAGGAATTTATGAACACCTTAATATTTCATTTGAAGTCCATTATTTTTTAGTAAAGACAGTCGGTGGAAAAAGAAATTTCCAAGATCCAGTGTTAATGACGTTCTACAATGTCCAGAACTTGACGATGTTAATTGTCCTAAAACTGACGGAACTACTGTCCAAAATTGAAAGGGAAGCAGTTCACATGCTTCCCAAAAGTTTTTACAAATCAACTTGA
- a CDS encoding polymorphic toxin type 44 domain-containing protein, with protein MIKKIYSSIILITVLLFSLCLPSSTFANEIIETTNDLHELVVQNGMASLNESGQIVLDLEGIKTLNADEELVNAYIKEMEQLNWSVAEGFMEFDANFEVVAVTPEEVTEIVYQESLDNPEDRIIYESELSENDVLLTSPLKSTGGITTYAIADQPPYKNVKSLVLANRAELEKVYNTNKTLQKYGGANAFSATVGWWVGRVKPGGSWDYKVVSGYAPWYKEWRGLFFDGYRYVTSAYIGNYNYGYTGELLFTKSTLLAAGDGVSIITTFMSNIQKGQFKASLDGEDDKAPVRKGYDDAVRYE; from the coding sequence ATGATAAAAAAAATATATTCATCAATCATTCTAATAACTGTTTTACTTTTCAGCCTTTGTCTTCCTTCCTCGACTTTTGCAAACGAAATTATCGAAACAACCAACGACTTACATGAATTAGTTGTACAAAATGGCATGGCAAGTTTGAATGAATCAGGCCAAATAGTGTTAGATCTAGAAGGAATTAAGACTTTAAATGCTGACGAAGAACTGGTAAATGCCTATATTAAGGAAATGGAACAATTAAACTGGAGTGTAGCAGAGGGTTTTATGGAGTTTGATGCCAATTTTGAAGTGGTTGCAGTCACTCCTGAAGAAGTAACTGAAATTGTTTACCAAGAATCATTAGACAATCCGGAAGACAGAATTATATATGAATCTGAGTTATCTGAGAACGATGTACTCTTGACTTCTCCATTAAAGTCCACAGGAGGAATCACGACTTACGCAATTGCTGATCAACCCCCGTATAAAAATGTCAAATCGTTAGTATTGGCAAATAGGGCAGAACTTGAAAAAGTTTATAATACTAATAAAACTTTGCAAAAATATGGCGGAGCAAACGCCTTTAGCGCGACAGTAGGTTGGTGGGTAGGAAGAGTTAAACCAGGGGGATCTTGGGACTATAAAGTAGTATCAGGTTATGCACCTTGGTATAAAGAATGGAGAGGCTTATTTTTTGATGGCTACCGATATGTTACCTCAGCCTACATCGGTAATTACAATTACGGATATACCGGAGAACTTCTCTTTACGAAAAGTACACTTCTGGCAGCAGGTGATGGAGTTTCTATCATAACTACTTTTATGAGTAATATTCAAAAAGGTCAATTTAAAGCTTCTTTAGATGGAGAGGATGATAAAGCCCCTGTCAGAAAAGGTTATGACGACGCAGTTAGATATGAATAA
- a CDS encoding DUF5412 family protein, protein MNNTLFNAVFFIGLTSVVVFVILILVLLILTVKDRVTSKKNVKRGLIGSTTVFGIMALAFILNWMYNPNFLPKGYLSQELESPGGQYSARVYNYTGFIDHKNVRVEVFNNETQKEKTVFYSFVDGPLQISWKGQKTIEIQEKTLNVEKDTFDFRYD, encoded by the coding sequence ATGAATAACACACTATTTAATGCTGTATTCTTTATTGGTTTGACTTCAGTCGTTGTATTTGTAATTTTAATCTTGGTCTTATTGATATTGACTGTAAAGGATAGGGTTACAAGCAAGAAAAACGTCAAACGAGGGCTAATTGGTTCAACAACAGTTTTTGGTATTATGGCTTTAGCTTTCATTTTAAATTGGATGTATAATCCTAACTTCTTGCCAAAGGGATATTTATCTCAAGAACTTGAATCTCCTGGTGGACAATACAGCGCAAGAGTCTATAACTATACCGGTTTCATAGATCACAAAAATGTTAGAGTTGAAGTTTTTAATAATGAAACCCAAAAAGAAAAAACTGTTTTTTATAGTTTTGTAGATGGTCCATTACAAATTAGTTGGAAGGGACAGAAAACTATCGAAATACAGGAAAAAACCTTAAATGTAGAAAAAGATACCTTTGATTTTAGATATGATTAA
- a CDS encoding alpha/beta hydrolase, with amino-acid sequence MTYWETKTINTARGNFEVFVKGEGSPICVTHHYSEFNHTGDYFADSLTENNTVYLVNLKEAGNSSKAHEAHELSMFDAVYDLEAIREALGYAKWTFAGHSTGGMIGVIYGIHFSMSLTSLIIVGAAARKYANSSSECIYHPDHPHFDRMQQLIETLKRSDLTPSERERFSKERTKLSLFHPDKYDEYFSLGIHKKMSAPRMNFFIREEMIFDVTRELGKISTNTLILSGQYDVQCPHSFSVELNELIPKSQLVVFNESNHYPFLEEKMLFKQVISNYLKEKVSY; translated from the coding sequence ATGACCTACTGGGAAACGAAAACAATTAATACAGCACGAGGAAACTTTGAGGTCTTTGTAAAAGGAGAAGGTAGTCCAATTTGCGTCACTCATCATTATTCAGAGTTTAATCATACAGGTGATTACTTTGCAGATTCTTTGACAGAGAATAATACGGTCTACCTTGTGAATTTAAAGGAAGCTGGAAATTCAAGTAAGGCACATGAGGCTCATGAGTTGAGTATGTTTGATGCTGTTTATGACCTTGAAGCAATCCGAGAGGCGTTGGGGTATGCCAAATGGACATTTGCCGGGCACTCGACAGGAGGTATGATAGGAGTCATCTACGGTATTCATTTTTCTATGTCTCTTACTTCACTAATAATTGTGGGGGCAGCTGCCAGGAAATATGCCAATTCATCCTCTGAATGCATCTATCATCCAGACCATCCACACTTTGATCGAATGCAGCAACTTATTGAGACTTTAAAACGCTCTGATTTAACACCTAGCGAAAGGGAGCGTTTCTCAAAAGAGAGAACGAAACTGTCTCTATTTCACCCGGATAAGTATGATGAATACTTTTCTTTAGGCATACATAAAAAGATGTCTGCTCCAAGAATGAACTTTTTTATTAGGGAAGAAATGATCTTTGATGTAACCCGTGAGTTAGGAAAAATCTCAACTAATACTTTAATATTGAGTGGCCAATACGATGTACAATGTCCACATTCTTTCTCCGTAGAATTGAATGAGTTAATACCAAAATCACAACTAGTTGTTTTTAATGAAAGCAATCATTACCCTTTCCTTGAAGAAAAAATGTTGTTTAAACAAGTCATCTCAAATTACTTAAAAGAAAAGGTTTCTTATTGA
- a CDS encoding tyrosine-type recombinase/integrase, translating into MLLSTAWKSYEADKSIEGFSPYTLKAYGIQAKLLIGYFNDQKIDSVDTEGLKKYLVTQGKDLKPSSLAHRIRFMKSLFRWCHEEGHLPSNPAAKIKEPKAGKRIPKFLSEREIELLREACISPMEKALFELMFSTGCRIGEIAALDRNCINWSNRSAIVRGKGDKEREVYFNIRAELWLKRYIDSRQDKDPAIFVTERQPHRMSIAQMRYYIKKISARAGIDKEIHPHQLRHSYATHLLNNGAPVEVIQSLLGHEKSETTRIYAQLSGRLRQEFYQKYF; encoded by the coding sequence TTGTTATTATCAACTGCGTGGAAATCCTATGAAGCTGATAAAAGTATAGAAGGCTTTTCACCTTATACTTTAAAGGCATATGGAATCCAAGCGAAGTTGCTCATTGGTTATTTTAATGATCAGAAAATCGATAGTGTCGACACAGAAGGATTAAAGAAATATCTTGTTACTCAAGGCAAGGACTTAAAACCCTCAAGTTTGGCCCACAGAATCCGGTTTATGAAGTCATTGTTTCGCTGGTGTCACGAGGAAGGACATTTACCCAGTAATCCCGCAGCAAAGATCAAGGAACCTAAAGCCGGCAAGAGAATTCCAAAGTTTCTATCAGAAAGGGAGATTGAACTTTTACGTGAAGCCTGTATCAGTCCTATGGAAAAGGCACTATTCGAATTGATGTTTTCTACTGGGTGCAGAATTGGAGAAATCGCTGCACTTGACCGCAATTGCATTAATTGGTCTAACCGCTCTGCCATCGTCAGGGGAAAGGGTGACAAGGAACGTGAGGTGTATTTTAATATTCGGGCTGAATTATGGCTTAAGCGATACATTGATAGCCGCCAGGATAAAGATCCGGCCATTTTTGTAACAGAGAGACAGCCACACAGGATGAGTATTGCACAGATGAGGTATTACATTAAGAAAATCTCAGCGCGTGCCGGCATAGATAAGGAAATTCATCCCCACCAACTCAGACACAGCTATGCCACCCATTTATTGAATAATGGAGCCCCAGTTGAAGTTATCCAAAGCCTTTTGGGCCACGAGAAAAGTGAAACCACTCGAATATATGCCCAATTAAGCGGAAGGCTGAGACAGGAGTTTTATCAGAAATATTTCTAA
- a CDS encoding AAA family ATPase has product MRLTKFTVTNYKVFKDTFTIDFSKDSIAILTGRNNTGKSTILEAINCFFQKESKAKTIPNDCFSVRNAKIILKAVFETDKDKITIVKKYKEESSPSFYDENDVEIKASHELKDKLDEILNNKPFYITPSMLPDDINGLIQNIYTEILKNNLEKLESDEGNVEENELAAEYAQLKKSYPEFLRKLKLNTDRLLEEVSGEVSDNLRTLFSNDHLSLNVVGGESEGFSSTELLKTTSSSVHIDSNKQSKMPLANQGTGLQRMSLIYLIQNMIEKKLMGESDNKLLLIDEPEAFLHPEAVRALSRSLYKIGEKMPLMISTHSPILIDLSERHTSIQVFRVGEKTAIQLYKSISEQFDEDDIKNMKILNYVDSYVNEFFFADKVVVVEGDTEYIAFKHLAKLKNENVHIIRARGKATICTLMKILNQFNSSYDILHDVDNHTKHNSSTLKGQLTNCKNILELKDNDNIRIFCSISNFENAIGIGDVPNNKKTQTIYEILHGTSDTDEFAKPRRIVQNLYQQIINHDEEKTLDIGFLRINAEQDYEDLFVGLIQQKTEEEIEEKKKKEAEKVASN; this is encoded by the coding sequence ATGAGATTAACAAAGTTTACTGTTACTAATTATAAGGTTTTTAAAGATACCTTTACCATTGACTTTTCAAAAGACTCAATTGCTATTTTAACGGGAAGAAATAACACAGGGAAATCAACTATATTAGAAGCAATAAACTGCTTTTTTCAAAAAGAGTCTAAAGCAAAAACTATTCCTAATGATTGCTTTTCTGTACGAAATGCGAAAATAATTTTGAAAGCAGTATTTGAAACTGATAAAGACAAAATTACTATCGTGAAGAAATACAAAGAGGAGTCTTCTCCTAGTTTTTATGATGAAAATGATGTTGAAATTAAAGCAAGTCACGAACTGAAAGATAAACTAGATGAAATTTTAAACAATAAACCATTTTACATAACCCCTTCTATGTTACCAGATGATATTAATGGTTTAATTCAAAATATATATACAGAGATCCTTAAAAATAATTTAGAAAAACTTGAAAGCGATGAAGGCAACGTTGAAGAAAATGAATTAGCTGCAGAGTATGCTCAGCTCAAAAAGTCGTACCCTGAGTTTTTAAGAAAACTTAAGTTAAATACGGATAGACTACTTGAAGAAGTTAGTGGTGAGGTTTCTGATAACTTGCGAACTTTATTTTCTAATGATCATTTATCTTTAAATGTAGTAGGTGGGGAGAGCGAAGGCTTTTCATCAACAGAATTATTAAAAACTACAAGTTCTAGCGTTCATATAGATAGTAATAAGCAATCCAAAATGCCATTAGCAAATCAAGGAACTGGTTTACAACGAATGAGTTTGATATATCTTATTCAAAACATGATAGAGAAAAAACTTATGGGTGAAAGTGACAATAAATTATTATTGATTGATGAGCCAGAAGCTTTCTTGCATCCAGAAGCGGTTCGAGCGCTAAGTCGTTCTCTATATAAGATTGGTGAAAAAATGCCACTCATGATTTCAACACATTCGCCAATACTTATAGATTTATCTGAGAGACATACTTCCATTCAAGTTTTTCGTGTCGGTGAGAAAACAGCAATTCAATTATATAAATCTATTAGTGAACAATTTGATGAAGATGATATTAAAAATATGAAGATCCTAAATTATGTAGATTCGTATGTGAACGAATTTTTCTTTGCTGACAAAGTAGTGGTTGTGGAAGGGGATACCGAGTACATTGCTTTTAAACACCTTGCTAAATTAAAGAATGAGAACGTTCACATAATTCGTGCAAGAGGTAAAGCTACTATTTGCACCTTAATGAAAATTCTTAATCAGTTTAACTCAAGTTATGATATTTTACATGATGTGGACAACCATACTAAACACAATTCTTCCACATTAAAAGGTCAATTAACGAATTGTAAAAACATTCTTGAGTTAAAAGATAATGATAACATAAGAATTTTCTGTTCAATATCAAACTTTGAAAATGCTATAGGTATTGGAGACGTACCAAATAATAAAAAAACCCAAACAATTTATGAAATTTTACATGGAACCTCTGATACAGATGAGTTTGCTAAACCTAGGAGGATAGTACAGAATTTATATCAACAAATAATAAACCATGATGAAGAGAAAACTTTGGATATTGGTTTTCTTAGAATAAATGCTGAACAGGATTATGAGGATTTATTTGTTGGATTAATACAACAAAAAACCGAGGAAGAAATAGAAGAGAAGAAGAAAAAAGAAGCAGAAAAAGTGGCTTCAAACTAA
- the smpB gene encoding SsrA-binding protein SmpB, translated as MPKGEGKVVAQNKKANHDYFIEETYEAGVVLQGTEIKSIRNGRVQLKDSYAKVHNGELFLYNLHISPYEQGNRYNHDPLRTRKLLLHKRQINQLIGETKEAGYALVPLKIYLKNGYAKVLIGLGKGKKNYDKRETLKKKEASRDIERAFRERQKM; from the coding sequence ATGCCAAAAGGTGAGGGAAAAGTCGTCGCGCAGAATAAAAAAGCAAATCACGACTATTTCATCGAAGAAACTTATGAAGCCGGAGTGGTCCTTCAGGGAACAGAGATTAAATCGATCCGTAACGGACGTGTCCAGCTAAAAGATTCATACGCAAAAGTCCATAATGGAGAATTGTTCTTATATAATCTGCACATCAGCCCCTATGAACAGGGAAACCGTTATAACCATGATCCTCTGCGCACAAGGAAGCTTTTGCTTCATAAACGCCAAATCAATCAGTTGATTGGTGAAACGAAGGAAGCAGGTTATGCGCTTGTGCCATTGAAGATTTACCTGAAGAACGGTTACGCAAAGGTTTTAATCGGTCTTGGTAAGGGTAAAAAGAACTATGACAAGCGTGAGACGCTGAAGAAGAAGGAAGCAAGCCGCGATATCGAGCGTGCATTCCGTGAGCGCCAGAAAATGTAA
- the rnr gene encoding ribonuclease R, whose product MDENIKGHIDRLLNYMKDEAYKPLTVQELESAFGIEDSSTFKDFVKALVVMEEKGLVVRTRSDRYGLPEKMNLVRGRYSAHAKGFAFVITEEQGMDDVFIPPNETSNAMNGDTVLVRVSSDSSGQRREGTVVRILERGVSQIVGTYTESKHFGFVIPDDKKFTSDIFIPKEAGMGAVEGHKVVVKLTSYPEGRKSAEGEVVAILGHKNDPGVDILSVIHKHGLPMEFPDEVMEQANNAPDQIDESELANRRDLRNEVIVTIDGADAKDLDDAVQVIRLENGNYKLGVHIADVTYYVTEDSPIDREAEDRATSVYLVDRVIPMIPHRLSNGICSLNPKVDRLTLSCNMEITPDGQVVDHEIYQSVIKTTERMTYFDVNRILVDKDEETRSNYESLVPMFELMEELAAILRKKRMERGAIDFDFKESKVLVDEEGHPTDVVLRERSVAEKLIEEFMLAANETVAEHFHWLDVPFIYRIHEDPKEDKLRKFFDFITNFGYLVRGSANGVHPRALQEIIEEVQGKPEEMVVSTVMLRSMQQAKYYPESLGHFGLSTEFYTHFTSPIRRYPDLIVHRLIRTYLIEGKLDQATKEKWNAMLPDIAEHSSNMERRAVEAERETDELKKAEYMEDKVGTEYDGIISSVTNFGMFVELPNTIEGLVHVSYMTDDYYRYDERHLAMIGERTGNVFRIGDEITVRVIKVNKDERSIDFEIVGMKGTPRRERPAQPKIFKTGSSDKKPRRGKEEEGKRGGRGSGGGRGSGGGRNGSSSGSGSGPKPKSKKKKFFENAPAAKRKSKKRK is encoded by the coding sequence ATGGATGAGAATATTAAAGGCCATATAGACAGGCTGTTGAATTATATGAAGGATGAAGCTTACAAGCCGCTTACCGTCCAAGAGCTGGAAAGTGCCTTTGGAATTGAGGATTCATCGACATTCAAGGATTTCGTCAAAGCACTGGTGGTCATGGAAGAGAAGGGGCTGGTCGTCAGGACCCGAAGTGACCGATACGGCCTTCCGGAAAAAATGAATCTCGTGCGTGGACGATACAGTGCGCATGCGAAGGGGTTCGCTTTTGTCATTACAGAAGAACAGGGAATGGATGATGTCTTCATTCCGCCGAATGAAACGAGCAATGCGATGAACGGTGATACCGTCCTTGTCCGCGTATCGTCAGACAGCTCGGGGCAGCGCCGTGAAGGAACAGTCGTGCGCATCCTTGAAAGAGGAGTGTCGCAGATTGTCGGCACTTATACCGAAAGCAAGCATTTCGGTTTCGTGATTCCTGATGATAAAAAGTTCACGAGCGACATATTCATTCCAAAAGAAGCCGGGATGGGTGCAGTCGAAGGTCATAAGGTCGTCGTCAAACTGACAAGCTATCCTGAGGGCCGCAAGAGTGCCGAGGGAGAGGTTGTTGCCATCCTTGGCCATAAAAATGATCCTGGAGTCGATATCCTGTCTGTCATCCACAAGCACGGACTGCCGATGGAATTCCCTGATGAAGTCATGGAGCAGGCGAATAATGCCCCGGATCAAATCGATGAGAGCGAGTTGGCAAACCGCCGCGACCTGCGTAATGAAGTCATCGTCACGATTGACGGTGCAGATGCGAAGGACTTGGATGATGCCGTCCAGGTAATAAGACTTGAAAACGGCAATTATAAGCTTGGTGTCCATATCGCGGATGTTACGTACTATGTAACCGAGGACTCACCGATTGACCGCGAAGCAGAAGACCGTGCGACGAGTGTTTATTTGGTTGACCGGGTGATCCCGATGATTCCGCACCGCTTATCAAACGGAATTTGCTCGTTGAATCCTAAGGTCGACCGCCTTACGCTGTCTTGTAATATGGAGATCACTCCAGATGGGCAAGTGGTAGACCATGAAATCTACCAGAGCGTCATCAAGACTACTGAGCGAATGACATATTTCGATGTCAACAGGATTCTTGTTGATAAAGACGAGGAAACCCGCTCAAATTATGAATCTCTTGTGCCAATGTTTGAATTGATGGAAGAGCTTGCTGCTATCCTTCGTAAAAAAAGGATGGAAAGAGGCGCCATCGACTTTGATTTTAAAGAATCAAAAGTACTGGTTGATGAGGAAGGCCACCCAACAGATGTTGTTCTGCGTGAGCGGTCTGTCGCTGAAAAACTGATCGAAGAATTCATGCTAGCGGCAAACGAAACAGTCGCCGAGCATTTCCACTGGCTGGATGTGCCATTCATCTATCGTATTCACGAAGATCCGAAAGAGGATAAGCTGAGAAAGTTCTTTGATTTCATTACAAACTTCGGATATCTTGTCAGAGGCTCCGCAAACGGAGTGCATCCAAGAGCACTGCAGGAAATCATCGAGGAAGTCCAAGGCAAGCCGGAGGAAATGGTCGTTTCAACTGTCATGCTCCGTTCGATGCAGCAGGCGAAATACTATCCTGAGAGCCTCGGGCACTTCGGTCTTTCAACAGAGTTCTACACGCACTTTACATCACCAATCCGACGCTATCCTGACTTGATTGTCCACCGCTTGATCAGGACTTACTTGATCGAGGGCAAGCTCGACCAGGCAACAAAGGAAAAATGGAATGCGATGCTGCCTGATATTGCCGAGCATTCATCCAACATGGAACGCCGTGCAGTTGAAGCTGAACGTGAAACAGATGAACTGAAGAAAGCGGAATACATGGAAGACAAGGTTGGAACGGAATACGATGGCATCATCAGCTCTGTTACGAACTTCGGGATGTTCGTCGAGCTTCCGAACACAATCGAAGGCCTGGTACATGTCAGCTACATGACGGATGATTATTACCGCTATGACGAACGCCATCTGGCGATGATTGGCGAGCGAACAGGCAATGTCTTCAGAATCGGCGATGAAATTACAGTCCGAGTCATCAAGGTTAACAAAGATGAGCGCTCCATTGATTTTGAAATCGTCGGCATGAAGGGCACGCCAAGGCGTGAGCGTCCAGCCCAGCCAAAGATCTTCAAGACGGGCAGCAGTGATAAAAAGCCGCGCCGCGGTAAAGAAGAAGAAGGCAAGCGAGGCGGCAGAGGTTCGGGCGGCGGAAGAGGATCAGGAGGAGGCAGAAATGGCTCCAGTTCAGGCTCCGGCTCCGGTCCAAAACCAAAGAGCAAGAAGAAAAAGTTCTTTGAGAACGCCCCGGCCGCAAAGCGCAAATCTAAGAAAAGAAAATAG